A stretch of the Fusobacterium varium genome encodes the following:
- a CDS encoding putative ABC transporter ATP-binding protein produces the protein MNDENIVIAENLYKHFIVKPGKKKIDVLTNINIEIPAGKLTALIGPDGAGKTTFMRLICGLMMPSEGNITVLGINTKENPQEIQNRISYMPQRFGLYEDLSIQENLNLYADLYGVPKEIREDRFDQLLKMTGLEEFTKRQAGKLSGGMKQKLGLACTLVRSPELLLLDEPTVGVDPLSRRELWEILQKLVKEEKLTVLVNTAYMDEAELCHKVIVIHKSSILAMGTPKELSLIGENRCFKIQPPAGIPSRILQTKLLDDKKNIVDAVPEGGEVRFITQSDEAFNNIKEIESNLQIQKVNSTLEDGFMILLHDYEKKYIKAEKTFSIKFPDKFDISKQVDIEVKNLVRKFGDFTAVSNTSFQVYKGEIFGLLGPNGAGKTTTFRMLCGLLPATSGFLSVAGVNLRKSRTYARANIGYVAQKFSLYSTLTVEENLIFFGGVYGLKGEKLENRMEEVKEQFGLTGQETKPSGELPGGFKQRLSMAVALLHEPKILFLDEPTSGIDPLARRTFWRQITALAAEGTTIIITTHFMEEAEYCDRIMIQDQGKMLVIGTPEEVRKNAGENIKTMNDAFIEIVEQNRSKM, from the coding sequence ATGAATGATGAAAATATAGTTATTGCAGAAAATTTATACAAACATTTTATTGTTAAACCTGGAAAGAAAAAAATAGATGTACTTACAAATATTAATATAGAAATTCCAGCAGGAAAGCTCACTGCATTAATTGGTCCTGACGGAGCAGGAAAAACAACTTTTATGCGTTTAATATGCGGTCTTATGATGCCAAGTGAAGGAAATATAACAGTACTTGGAATAAATACAAAAGAAAATCCACAGGAAATTCAAAATAGAATAAGCTATATGCCCCAGCGCTTTGGACTTTATGAAGATTTAAGCATTCAGGAAAATCTTAATCTTTATGCTGATTTATATGGAGTTCCTAAAGAAATACGTGAAGATCGATTTGACCAGCTTTTAAAAATGACAGGATTAGAAGAATTTACAAAAAGACAGGCAGGAAAATTATCTGGAGGAATGAAGCAAAAACTAGGATTAGCCTGTACATTGGTTCGTTCTCCAGAACTTCTATTATTGGATGAGCCAACAGTAGGTGTTGACCCTCTTTCCAGAAGAGAGCTATGGGAAATTCTGCAAAAACTTGTTAAAGAAGAAAAACTTACAGTTCTTGTAAATACAGCTTATATGGACGAAGCAGAGCTTTGCCATAAAGTAATAGTAATACATAAAAGCAGTATATTAGCTATGGGAACTCCAAAAGAACTATCTTTAATAGGAGAAAACAGATGCTTTAAAATTCAGCCTCCAGCTGGAATACCTTCTCGTATCCTGCAGACAAAATTACTTGATGATAAAAAAAATATTGTTGATGCTGTTCCAGAAGGAGGAGAAGTAAGATTTATTACTCAATCAGATGAAGCTTTCAATAATATAAAAGAGATTGAATCCAATCTGCAGATCCAAAAAGTCAATTCTACTTTAGAAGATGGCTTTATGATTTTACTGCATGACTATGAAAAAAAATATATAAAAGCTGAAAAAACCTTTTCTATAAAATTTCCAGATAAATTTGATATATCAAAACAAGTAGATATAGAAGTAAAAAATCTTGTTCGAAAATTTGGAGATTTTACAGCTGTCAGTAATACTTCTTTCCAGGTATATAAAGGAGAAATATTTGGGTTATTAGGTCCAAATGGAGCAGGAAAAACAACTACTTTCAGAATGCTGTGTGGTTTACTTCCTGCAACAAGCGGTTTTTTATCTGTAGCTGGTGTCAATCTGCGAAAATCAAGAACTTATGCCAGAGCAAATATTGGATATGTTGCTCAAAAATTTTCCTTATATTCAACTTTAACTGTAGAAGAAAATTTAATATTTTTTGGTGGTGTTTATGGATTAAAAGGAGAAAAATTAGAAAATAGAATGGAAGAAGTAAAAGAACAATTTGGCCTTACAGGTCAGGAAACTAAACCTAGTGGAGAGCTTCCTGGTGGATTTAAACAACGTTTATCAATGGCTGTCGCACTTCTGCATGAGCCTAAAATTCTTTTTCTTGATGAACCCACTAGCGGAATTGACCCTTTGGCAAGACGTACTTTCTGGCGTCAGATAACTGCTCTGGCTGCAGAAGGGACTACAATAATTATTACTACACACTTTATGGAAGAAGCAGAATACTGTGATCGTATTATGATACAAGATCAGGGAAAAATGCTGGTAATTGGTACTCCTGAAGAAGTACGAAAAAATGCTGGTGAAAATATAAAAACAATGAATGATGCTTTTATTGAAATAGTTGAACAAAACCGTTCAAAGATGTAA
- a CDS encoding putative efflux pump membrane fusion protein, whose translation MNKEKILSNLKNKNIIILLIVIIIVLFTGGWIYKKINKDENIILYGNVDIRQIALAFNANERIDKMYAEEGDVVKKGDLLAALDTKSLNLQIEKNKAEIEAQENVVLRLKNGSRPEEISQKLAQLNAAEAEAKNAKTQLQRIQNAYNKSAGRSISKQEKDDAESRVKITAAQVKEAYEGYQLANIGPREEDIAEAEAQLKTLKAELAIQEYLLSQAQLISPSDAVVRSRLQEPGDMASPQRPTYLLALNEKKWVRAYIQETQLGFVKPGMNAAVSIDSYPNKQINGQVGFISPVAEFTPKTVQTAELRTSLLYEIRIYVNDNKDILRMGMPATVKIDTNSINTKE comes from the coding sequence ATGAATAAAGAAAAAATCCTTTCAAATTTGAAAAATAAAAATATAATAATCTTATTGATAGTTATTATTATAGTTCTTTTTACTGGAGGATGGATATATAAAAAAATAAATAAAGATGAAAATATAATATTATATGGAAATGTTGATATCAGGCAAATTGCTTTAGCTTTTAATGCAAATGAAAGAATAGATAAAATGTATGCAGAAGAAGGAGATGTTGTGAAAAAAGGAGACCTACTCGCAGCTTTAGACACAAAAAGTTTAAACCTCCAAATAGAAAAAAATAAAGCTGAAATAGAAGCACAGGAAAATGTAGTATTACGTTTAAAAAATGGTTCAAGACCTGAAGAAATATCACAGAAATTAGCACAACTAAATGCAGCAGAGGCAGAAGCAAAAAATGCAAAAACACAATTACAGAGAATTCAAAATGCTTATAATAAATCTGCTGGCCGTTCAATAAGCAAGCAAGAAAAAGATGATGCTGAATCAAGAGTTAAAATAACTGCAGCACAAGTAAAAGAAGCGTATGAAGGATATCAATTAGCAAATATTGGTCCTCGTGAAGAAGATATTGCAGAAGCAGAGGCTCAGCTTAAGACATTAAAAGCAGAATTAGCAATACAGGAATATTTATTAAGCCAAGCTCAGTTAATATCACCAAGTGATGCTGTTGTACGTTCACGATTACAAGAACCAGGAGATATGGCTTCTCCGCAACGTCCTACATATCTCTTAGCTTTAAATGAGAAGAAATGGGTACGAGCATATATTCAGGAAACGCAGCTTGGTTTTGTTAAACCAGGAATGAATGCTGCAGTTTCTATTGACAGTTATCCTAATAAGCAAATAAATGGACAAGTTGGTTTTATTTCTCCAGTTGCTGAATTTACACCTAAAACAGTTCAAACTGCAGAATTAAGAACTTCTTTACTATATGAAATCAGAATTTATGTAAATGATAATAAAGATATATTACGTATGGGTATGCCAGCCACAGTAAAAATTGATACTAATAGCATCAATACCAAGGAGTAA
- a CDS encoding putative outer membrane protein — translation MKKLYNKTLYLVSIILLTASCNNSQVTTSEKQAELNQYKWTELSSKYENSYSSNGIQKNISLDVLSNWWGILEDETLTQLINLSLNNNKNLQEVRAKVKEARAALGISQAELLPWLDNNNSWERKKTSDNSPSQSGIASVYKLGIDASWEIDIFGGNQYKVEAAAADLQTQHAQLHSAWVTLTSEVAINYLSLRTLQERLSLAEANLNLQENTVQLLQSKYNTGLIDELALNQAKYTASQTKSTIPTIKISIEETLNNLAVLTGQLPGSLEKTLIEKKELPNINEMIYVGIPAETLRQRPDIQAAEYQLEAQIARTKSAKADLKPKLILFGSIGLESVSSGSLLSGASKGFSIGPQITLPIFHAGAIRKNIEVQSAKEEQYLAAYENTILNAVAEVRNALTAINQETEKNISLKEGMQTASLALEIAQEKYNNGLVDFQNVLDAQRALLSLQDQYATSKGQKISNLVGLFKALGGGWKPLTQEQTNIK, via the coding sequence ATGAAAAAGCTATATAATAAAACTCTTTATTTAGTATCAATAATTTTATTAACTGCTTCTTGTAATAATTCTCAAGTTACTACATCAGAAAAGCAAGCAGAATTAAATCAATACAAATGGACAGAATTATCATCAAAGTATGAAAACTCATATTCTAGTAATGGAATTCAAAAAAATATTTCTTTAGATGTATTATCTAATTGGTGGGGAATCTTGGAAGATGAAACGCTCACACAACTTATAAATTTATCTTTAAATAATAATAAAAATTTACAAGAAGTGAGAGCAAAAGTGAAAGAAGCAAGAGCTGCATTAGGAATAAGCCAAGCAGAATTATTGCCATGGCTTGATAACAATAACAGCTGGGAAAGAAAAAAAACTTCTGATAACTCTCCAAGCCAAAGTGGAATAGCCAGTGTCTATAAATTAGGAATAGATGCTTCTTGGGAAATTGATATTTTTGGTGGAAACCAGTATAAAGTAGAAGCTGCTGCAGCTGACTTACAAACACAGCATGCCCAGCTTCATTCAGCATGGGTAACTTTAACATCGGAAGTAGCTATCAATTACCTGTCTTTGAGAACTTTGCAAGAACGATTATCACTAGCTGAAGCCAATCTGAATTTACAGGAGAACACAGTTCAATTACTGCAGTCAAAATATAATACTGGATTAATAGATGAACTGGCACTAAATCAAGCTAAGTATACTGCAAGCCAAACTAAATCTACTATCCCTACTATCAAAATAAGTATAGAAGAAACATTAAATAATTTGGCAGTACTTACAGGACAACTGCCTGGCAGCCTTGAAAAAACTCTAATAGAAAAAAAGGAACTTCCAAATATAAATGAAATGATTTATGTGGGAATTCCTGCTGAAACTTTAAGACAAAGACCTGATATACAAGCAGCTGAGTACCAACTAGAAGCTCAGATTGCCCGTACTAAATCAGCAAAGGCTGATTTAAAACCCAAATTAATATTATTTGGGTCAATAGGCTTAGAAAGTGTCAGCAGCGGTTCACTGTTATCAGGTGCAAGTAAAGGATTTTCAATTGGCCCTCAGATTACTCTGCCTATTTTCCATGCAGGTGCCATAAGAAAAAATATCGAAGTTCAATCTGCGAAAGAAGAACAGTACCTTGCTGCCTATGAAAATACTATTTTAAATGCTGTAGCTGAAGTAAGAAATGCTTTGACAGCAATAAACCAAGAAACAGAAAAAAATATTTCTTTAAAAGAAGGAATGCAAACAGCATCACTTGCTTTAGAAATAGCACAAGAAAAATATAACAATGGATTAGTTGATTTTCAAAATGTTCTTGATGCACAGAGAGCTTTACTTTCTTTGCAGGATCAATATGCAACAAGTAAAGGACAGAAAATTTCAAATTTGGTTGGTTTATTTAAAGCATTAGGTGGTGGTTGGAAGCCGCTAACTCAAGAACAAACAAATATAAAATAG
- a CDS encoding putative autotransporter, whose product MLGKVMQAIKRENKKGSINITLSVVIGFLLSCTSIFGLNITEESSGEIKFDGSGYDEILPLYKENTFENNMYTNNMDIGEISLNGVKNSQISVCNNGTLLEKKIGIDIKDSEIGNIYNTGEISTKNYGIKISSSTMNNIDNKGLIINESKNSSIMNMNSIMNDILNKGIIFNSSNLTQGVGIWNYTSSIKNINNNGLIITVLSNLTGSNYGISNTGIVSKINNTGLIKGIGGATGYGIYNGKSSEMSEINNVGLFEEQTSIANFYGKIGKIDNFGTMTGSKYGVLNTGAGSTIAENKIDKINNVGFISVANDSGSYIPNGISNQTATIGSVKNNGIISVIVNSDKGRGYGIHNMGELSEFENTGSIIARGKIAGVGINNQLRVFPSIKNSGIIAGISPNSSAATSDIFSAGVYSKDSSELKIDNTGVIYGSDSAILAEKAVVNINNFGLIVSTKGKKIISSKSETLNNKGIVFKAKVDSGYIITERYDGTGKIDVTENSGIREMIVLNAEIKGDNANSTGTESFLGKNYENHILNGITNTLKISGKSNKVKGSVINGYTTAVKFDGSTDNSLSISGSTVNGGIAENTAAILGGNGSDELILDIEEVIYKSGTQKINTIINGNVDLGDGNNTLILKNGTTINGEIKLGSGDDILTLEENNIINGNINIMKGNNEVTIKENNIVNGNISLGTESDTLILDKNNIVNGNISLNSGDDNLIIGNGNEINGILDGGDGNKDVLTFGKTGNTILLAKDTEKILIFNDISEFETIDINTDVTFFEKTIDDSGKLTELKVTGAGTINIQSGGNLTLRVNGMDRNKDDKIKGHALYENIGKIISQGTGTLTLAVYGLGEKEIIDFKDNDLSQLKNENIKLTSKLHGVANINNGLIEIVVKENLPSNNIKIENYIELNKIFNSVKVSGQMNKFPEVKEDDYKNFLSYLAEIYTLSPSSYSSELSRKSMGMFRDIAVENQFKADTGKWMIYGGLTHIDGGTKDTYYGKGYYTYDIGSSDIDSDTKITGAYMLGEYGVSDDFKAGVAVGGNKFKSDLSNGSKVDGDALYIGGYAKKYLGNLKITAGAGFQYGDYDADRTAAGREITETRSYSSSYNDLTYDIYLNGRYSHNIGDNLYLEPYATLSYTYVKQDGADEGNKTLAIETDSQSFDYTVGKMGIDLKKVIPHEKGKSTLSIGASYTKIFDGADEEYITGRFKGGSDFDILVAHKNEHSLGLNAKYALELENGILFDVKGTYSVERDSYNQSGKNKTEGEWIVGAGLGYKF is encoded by the coding sequence ATGTTAGGGAAAGTAATGCAAGCAATAAAAAGAGAGAATAAAAAAGGAAGTATAAATATTACACTAAGTGTAGTAATAGGATTTTTATTATCCTGTACCTCGATTTTTGGATTAAATATTACTGAAGAGTCAAGTGGAGAAATAAAATTTGATGGTTCTGGATATGATGAAATATTGCCTTTGTATAAAGAAAATACTTTTGAAAATAATATGTATACTAATAATATGGATATAGGTGAAATAAGTTTAAATGGAGTTAAAAATTCACAAATTAGTGTATGCAATAATGGAACTTTATTAGAAAAAAAAATAGGCATAGATATTAAAGATTCTGAAATAGGAAATATATATAATACAGGGGAAATATCAACTAAAAATTATGGAATTAAAATTTCTTCATCTACAATGAATAATATTGATAATAAAGGTTTAATAATTAATGAAAGTAAGAATAGTAGTATTATGAATATGAACTCTATAATGAATGATATATTAAATAAAGGGATAATATTTAACAGCAGCAATTTAACACAGGGAGTTGGGATATGGAATTATACTTCTTCTATAAAAAATATAAATAATAATGGATTGATAATAACAGTATTATCAAATTTAACTGGGAGTAACTATGGAATATCAAATACTGGAATAGTCTCTAAAATAAATAATACAGGGCTCATAAAAGGTATAGGTGGGGCAACAGGATATGGAATTTATAATGGAAAATCATCTGAAATGTCAGAAATAAATAATGTTGGTTTATTTGAGGAACAAACTTCTATAGCCAATTTTTATGGAAAAATAGGAAAAATAGATAATTTTGGAACAATGACAGGAAGTAAATATGGAGTTCTTAATACAGGAGCTGGATCAACAATAGCTGAAAATAAAATAGATAAAATAAATAATGTAGGTTTTATATCTGTAGCTAATGATAGTGGAAGTTATATACCAAATGGTATATCTAATCAAACTGCAACAATAGGAAGCGTAAAAAACAATGGAATAATATCAGTGATTGTAAACAGTGATAAAGGAAGAGGATATGGAATACATAATATGGGAGAACTTTCAGAATTTGAAAATACAGGTTCTATAATAGCGAGAGGCAAAATAGCAGGAGTAGGAATAAATAATCAATTGAGAGTATTTCCAAGCATAAAAAATAGTGGAATTATAGCGGGAATTTCTCCAAATAGTTCAGCAGCAACCTCTGATATATTTAGTGCTGGAGTATATAGTAAGGATTCAAGCGAATTAAAAATAGATAATACAGGAGTTATATATGGTAGTGACTCAGCTATTTTAGCAGAAAAGGCTGTTGTAAACATAAATAATTTTGGATTAATAGTTAGTACAAAAGGTAAAAAAATAATATCTTCAAAAAGTGAAACTCTCAATAATAAAGGAATAGTATTTAAAGCTAAGGTGGATAGTGGATATATAATAACAGAGAGATATGATGGAACAGGTAAAATAGATGTAACAGAAAATTCTGGAATAAGAGAAATGATTGTGCTGAATGCTGAAATAAAGGGAGATAATGCAAATTCAACAGGGACAGAAAGCTTTTTGGGAAAAAATTATGAGAATCATATATTAAATGGAATAACAAATACATTGAAAATATCAGGAAAAAGTAATAAAGTAAAAGGTTCTGTAATAAATGGTTATACAACAGCTGTTAAATTTGATGGCTCTACAGATAATTCTTTAAGTATATCGGGATCAACAGTTAATGGAGGAATAGCAGAAAATACAGCAGCAATATTAGGAGGGAATGGTTCAGATGAACTTATACTGGATATCGAAGAAGTAATTTACAAAAGTGGAACCCAAAAAATAAATACGATTATTAATGGAAATGTTGATTTGGGAGACGGGAATAATACCTTAATATTAAAAAATGGAACTACAATAAATGGCGAAATAAAATTGGGATCAGGAGATGATATTTTAACACTAGAAGAAAATAATATTATTAATGGTAATATAAATATAATGAAAGGGAATAATGAAGTTACGATAAAAGAAAATAATATTGTTAATGGAAATATAAGTCTAGGAACTGAAAGTGATACTTTAATATTAGATAAAAACAATATTGTTAATGGAAATATTAGTTTAAATTCAGGAGACGATAATTTAATAATTGGAAATGGGAATGAGATTAATGGAATTCTTGATGGTGGGGATGGAAATAAGGATGTTCTTACTTTTGGGAAGACAGGTAATACAATACTTCTAGCAAAAGATACTGAAAAAATATTAATTTTTAATGATATATCAGAATTTGAAACTATTGATATAAATACAGATGTAACTTTTTTTGAAAAAACTATTGATGATAGTGGAAAGTTAACAGAGCTGAAAGTGACAGGAGCAGGAACTATTAACATACAATCAGGAGGAAATCTTACTCTTAGAGTAAATGGAATGGATAGAAATAAAGATGATAAGATAAAAGGTCATGCACTCTATGAAAATATAGGAAAAATTATTTCTCAAGGAACTGGAACTCTTACTTTAGCTGTATATGGATTAGGAGAGAAAGAAATAATTGATTTTAAAGATAATGATTTAAGTCAATTGAAAAATGAAAACATTAAACTTACTTCAAAACTTCATGGAGTTGCAAATATTAATAATGGATTAATAGAAATTGTAGTTAAGGAAAATCTTCCTAGTAACAATATAAAAATCGAAAATTACATTGAACTAAACAAGATATTTAACAGTGTAAAAGTTTCAGGTCAAATGAATAAATTTCCAGAAGTGAAAGAGGATGACTATAAAAACTTTCTTTCCTATTTAGCAGAAATATATACATTGAGTCCATCTTCATATTCTTCTGAATTATCAAGAAAATCAATGGGAATGTTCAGAGATATAGCTGTAGAAAATCAGTTTAAAGCTGATACAGGAAAATGGATGATATATGGTGGACTTACTCATATAGATGGAGGAACTAAAGATACATATTATGGAAAAGGATATTATACTTATGATATAGGAAGTTCTGATATAGATTCTGATACAAAAATCACAGGAGCATATATGCTTGGAGAGTATGGAGTATCTGATGACTTTAAAGCTGGAGTAGCAGTTGGAGGAAACAAGTTTAAATCTGACTTGTCTAATGGCTCAAAAGTTGATGGAGATGCGCTGTATATTGGAGGATATGCTAAGAAGTATCTTGGAAATCTAAAAATAACAGCAGGAGCAGGATTCCAGTATGGAGATTATGATGCAGACAGAACAGCGGCAGGAAGAGAAATTACAGAAACAAGAAGCTATTCTTCAAGCTACAATGATTTGACTTATGATATTTATCTGAATGGAAGATATTCACATAATATTGGAGATAATCTATACTTAGAGCCTTATGCAACTCTATCATATACATATGTAAAACAGGATGGAGCAGATGAGGGAAATAAAACTTTAGCAATAGAAACAGATTCACAATCATTTGACTACACAGTTGGAAAAATGGGAATAGATCTTAAAAAAGTGATACCACATGAAAAAGGAAAGAGTACATTATCAATTGGAGCAAGCTATACAAAAATATTTGATGGAGCAGATGAGGAATATATCACAGGAAGATTTAAAGGTGGAAGCGACTTTGATATATTAGTTGCCCACAAGAATGAACATAGCTTAGGATTGAATGCTAAATATGCACTTGAATTGGAAAATGGAATCTTGTTTGATGTAAAAGGAACTTATTCAGTAGAAAGAGATTCATATAATCAATCTGGAAAGAATAAAACTGAAGGTGAATGGATAGTTGGAGCAGGGCTGGGTTATAAGTTCTAA
- a CDS encoding putative DNA-binding protein has protein sequence MNKRELAKVYSEMSKGEISARKALKEIEVFLETMQEALEKSHSLMFRNIGIFEVKERKSRIIANPVTRELMKIYPKKIVKFRVFKSIVK, from the coding sequence ATGAATAAGAGAGAATTAGCAAAAGTATACAGTGAAATGAGTAAAGGGGAAATATCAGCAAGAAAAGCACTGAAAGAAATAGAAGTATTTCTTGAAACAATGCAGGAGGCTTTGGAGAAAAGTCATTCATTGATGTTTAGAAATATAGGAATATTTGAAGTGAAGGAAAGAAAATCCAGAATAATAGCCAATCCAGTAACTAGAGAATTAATGAAAATATATCCAAAGAAAATAGTAAAGTTTAGAGTATTTAAAAGTATAGTCAAATAA
- a CDS encoding putative hydrolase: MKLIATDLDGTLLTKDKRVSDFNRDILNKKSDEGIELVIASGRDLYSIVDLTGCLNVKYHICFNGAKIYKDRKLIYSKSMNKNTCLDILEKAVEIGLDYSATAEKEVHFTKIDPEYVKEYKTNKELQFFHITDKKPLGREFEKMVFVGDADKFKKLRKYVTEKYGNELNIFISGDSVMDIVNIQCGKGEALRLVAEDIGIDIEQTMVFGDNENDLSMLDIAGCPVIMANAAERLKKSEYKRTVTNDEDGVGVFVENFFR; this comes from the coding sequence ATGAAATTAATAGCAACAGATCTGGATGGAACTCTCCTGACTAAAGATAAGAGAGTATCAGATTTTAATAGAGATATATTGAATAAGAAAAGTGATGAAGGAATAGAACTGGTTATAGCTTCTGGAAGAGATTTGTACAGCATAGTTGATTTAACTGGGTGTTTAAATGTAAAATATCATATCTGCTTTAATGGTGCAAAAATATATAAAGATAGGAAGTTGATTTACTCTAAATCAATGAATAAAAATACCTGCTTGGATATTCTTGAAAAAGCAGTTGAAATAGGACTGGACTACAGTGCTACAGCTGAAAAAGAAGTTCATTTTACTAAAATAGACCCTGAGTATGTAAAGGAGTACAAAACAAATAAGGAACTGCAATTTTTTCATATAACAGATAAAAAACCTCTTGGAAGAGAATTCGAAAAAATGGTATTTGTGGGAGATGCAGATAAATTTAAAAAGCTTAGAAAATATGTAACTGAAAAATATGGAAATGAACTCAATATTTTTATTTCAGGAGATAGTGTTATGGATATAGTAAATATTCAATGCGGCAAAGGAGAGGCTCTGAGACTGGTGGCTGAGGATATAGGAATAGATATAGAACAGACAATGGTATTTGGAGATAATGAAAATGATCTTTCTATGCTGGATATTGCTGGATGTCCTGTAATCATGGCTAATGCAGCAGAAAGGTTAAAAAAATCAGAATATAAAAGAACTGTTACTAATGATGAAGATGGAGTAGGTGTTTTTGTAGAGAATTTTTTTAGATAA
- a CDS encoding putative cation transporter, giving the protein MKTLTNEQTAMKVSFVSIVWNIILSVFKLFAGIVAHSGAMISDAVHSASDVLSTFIVIIGVKIANKESDKTHPYGHERMECVAAILLAAILFATGLGIGYKGILIISSNDYSHLTVPGVLALVAAVISIGVKEGMYWYTRAAAKKINSGALMADAWHHRSDALSSVGSFAGILGARLGYPIFDPIASVIICIFILKAAFEIFMDSINKMTDKACDDETIEIIRTLILKQEGVLGIDQIKTRLFGDRIYVDVEIQADGNISLKQAHDIAHYVHDAIENNIPKIKHCMVHVNPVNK; this is encoded by the coding sequence ATGAAAACTTTGACAAATGAACAAACTGCTATGAAAGTTTCTTTTGTTTCTATTGTTTGGAATATTATTCTATCTGTTTTTAAACTTTTTGCTGGAATAGTTGCTCATTCAGGGGCTATGATTTCAGATGCTGTCCATTCAGCTTCTGATGTTCTCAGTACTTTTATAGTCATAATTGGTGTAAAAATAGCAAATAAAGAGTCAGATAAAACTCATCCCTATGGACATGAAAGAATGGAATGTGTAGCTGCCATACTTCTAGCTGCTATTCTTTTTGCAACTGGATTAGGTATAGGATATAAGGGCATCCTTATTATTTCATCCAATGATTATAGCCATTTAACTGTTCCAGGAGTTCTTGCTCTAGTTGCTGCTGTAATATCTATCGGAGTAAAAGAAGGGATGTACTGGTACACAAGAGCTGCTGCTAAAAAAATAAATTCTGGTGCTCTTATGGCTGATGCATGGCATCATCGTTCAGATGCTCTTTCATCTGTAGGAAGTTTTGCTGGTATACTTGGTGCCAGACTAGGATATCCAATATTTGATCCTATTGCAAGTGTAATTATTTGTATATTTATCTTAAAAGCTGCATTTGAAATATTTATGGATTCTATCAATAAAATGACTGATAAAGCTTGTGATGATGAAACTATCGAAATAATTAGAACTCTTATCTTAAAACAGGAAGGTGTTTTAGGAATAGATCAAATCAAGACTAGATTATTTGGAGATAGAATATATGTAGATGTAGAAATTCAGGCAGATGGAAATATTTCTCTTAAACAAGCACATGATATAGCTCATTATGTTCATGATGCTATTGAAAACAATATTCCTAAAATAAAGCATTGTATGGTTCATGTAAATCCAGTGAATAAATAA
- a CDS encoding putative DNA-binding protein: MGEKEFLKLYMKERGLKNLEEAKEKVDTFWKTVKESLEKGEKVKFKDWGNFEMKDVKPRRIIELKTKRDMTIPGSRKIKFSSGKGLIKFINDEIEKGKIDG, from the coding sequence ATGGGAGAAAAAGAGTTTTTAAAACTGTATATGAAAGAAAGAGGGTTAAAGAATTTAGAAGAGGCTAAAGAAAAAGTTGATACTTTTTGGAAAACTGTAAAAGAATCTCTTGAAAAAGGGGAAAAAGTCAAATTCAAAGATTGGGGAAACTTTGAAATGAAGGATGTTAAACCTAGAAGAATAATTGAGCTTAAAACAAAAAGAGATATGACAATCCCTGGAAGCAGGAAAATAAAATTCAGTTCTGGAAAAGGTCTTATAAAGTTTATAAATGATGAGATTGAAAAGGGGAAGATAGATGGATAA
- a CDS encoding putative DNA-binding protein — translation MDKLQFIKEYKENHEKRITNADAKKDVEAFLNLIENNIVDVGSIKFKGVGTFSLLRRRARVISNPKTRERMTIYPLAIVKFTPTKAKKEK, via the coding sequence ATGGATAAATTACAATTTATAAAAGAATACAAAGAAAATCATGAAAAAAGAATTACTAATGCAGATGCCAAAAAAGATGTAGAGGCATTTTTGAATTTAATAGAAAATAATATTGTTGATGTTGGGAGTATAAAATTTAAAGGGGTAGGGACTTTTTCTCTTTTAAGAAGAAGAGCTAGAGTGATCAGTAATCCTAAAACAAGAGAGAGAATGACAATTTATCCTTTAGCAATAGTAAAATTTACTCCAACTAAAGCAAAAAAAGAAAAATAA